From the genome of Myxococcus stipitatus, one region includes:
- a CDS encoding MG2 domain-containing protein: MKDGFRRHLKVGALLALPLVGLWLLASWDLCLSARVFRGVRIQECPDGSFRQTVGVEALALARGVAGEVAVWADAHAPRAETGEVMRGRVVRGSVELFLVDADEKQTPLSPDEDSAWKRDDLGVLRARVKLPWVPDGDYRLRARVHTPLGTDSVDAALALYSRAAVHVLTDRPLYEPGHEVRFRAVALAAKDLSPLEGRPGTWFVKDPFGEVVLEERAPAGPWGVVAGALPLDRGAPTGTWTVSWASGTARSIATFQVEPFTLPRFRVEAAGLAPYFRAGDVPEVEGRVTYASGAPVVDAEVEFEWTPGGSWPPPSEWSAGALPRRARSDAAGRFRVKLPRVPPDLRGENTLSAVVSARDAAGDRVAGAVRLLLVEDSLSVSAVTELADGLVEGFNNRVYLRVQTPDGRVLPGAEVRVRREWDPRDEGVRAVADEDGVASFQLDPGPPVNVVVPPMPVRRVAPPPPVRLAWARDLLAQGVDASPRDLVALEGWLPALVPCARFVSENVSAQEVEVALRAGPGGAVVDVVTRDEPLATCVGGVLRGRAFPSPGERVLRIGLNLNSMDVPGLSLDTTPAFGEERHMAALLSNAALDARACLPSKLERSMVLPATLVWRRSARGEVSTSWIPTPKSGDTALLQAVPCVQERFARLRAEEGANAQDEAMGLVRFSAHPARGVQPADVPSATTFLGYELRVSAKVEGREVGDTKLTLRPATVPPARLRATPVLAKAGEEVRVDLMRGPGFSGTLPKELVLQAGEHTLKEKLAKGVMSARFKLPADFEGWAEARWEGAVARVFVAPKARLSVEVASERPVYAPGALARLEVRTQVDGKAGPAAVGLFGVDESLQQLAPLLGVDALGSVRPAPKVDVPAFGVHDGQALAMGRIRGNNAMAAALLRVSVVPTHETAEPWTAANAVSDFAPDAELTEPFYAVLSELHTRVRAWEEKAAEGETLSAEGMAKLWEQSLEACAARGEKVTDAFGRKLRLSRLPQDLLSLTDPRAVVFDGTRLPEDVENWNTWVAREAP, encoded by the coding sequence ATGAAAGACGGATTTCGCCGACACCTGAAGGTGGGCGCGCTGCTGGCGCTCCCGCTCGTGGGCCTCTGGCTGCTGGCGTCATGGGACCTGTGTCTGTCCGCGCGGGTGTTCCGGGGGGTGCGCATCCAGGAGTGCCCGGACGGGAGCTTCCGGCAGACGGTGGGTGTGGAGGCACTCGCCCTGGCGCGGGGCGTCGCGGGCGAGGTCGCCGTTTGGGCGGACGCGCATGCCCCCAGGGCGGAGACGGGCGAGGTGATGCGCGGGCGGGTGGTGCGCGGCTCGGTGGAGCTGTTCCTGGTGGACGCGGACGAGAAGCAGACGCCGCTGTCGCCGGACGAGGACTCCGCCTGGAAGAGGGATGACCTCGGCGTGCTGCGCGCGCGCGTCAAGCTGCCGTGGGTGCCGGACGGGGACTACCGGCTGCGCGCCCGCGTCCACACGCCGCTGGGCACGGATTCCGTCGACGCGGCGCTCGCGCTGTACTCGCGCGCGGCGGTGCATGTGCTGACGGACCGCCCGCTGTACGAGCCCGGCCACGAGGTGCGCTTCCGCGCGGTGGCGCTGGCCGCGAAGGACCTGTCGCCGCTCGAGGGGCGTCCCGGGACGTGGTTCGTGAAGGACCCCTTCGGCGAGGTGGTGCTGGAGGAGCGCGCCCCGGCGGGGCCGTGGGGGGTCGTGGCCGGGGCCCTGCCGCTGGACCGGGGCGCGCCCACGGGCACGTGGACGGTGTCGTGGGCGAGCGGCACGGCGCGGAGCATCGCCACGTTCCAGGTGGAGCCCTTCACCCTGCCGCGCTTCCGCGTGGAGGCGGCGGGCCTGGCGCCCTACTTCCGGGCGGGGGACGTGCCGGAGGTGGAGGGACGGGTGACGTATGCCTCGGGCGCCCCGGTGGTGGACGCGGAGGTGGAGTTCGAGTGGACCCCGGGCGGGAGCTGGCCTCCGCCTTCCGAGTGGAGCGCGGGAGCCCTGCCGCGGCGCGCGCGCTCCGACGCGGCGGGGCGCTTCCGCGTGAAGCTGCCCCGGGTGCCTCCGGACCTGCGCGGCGAGAACACGCTCTCCGCGGTGGTGTCCGCGCGGGACGCCGCGGGGGACCGGGTGGCGGGGGCCGTGCGGCTGCTGCTCGTCGAGGACTCCCTGTCGGTGTCCGCGGTGACGGAGCTGGCGGATGGGCTCGTCGAGGGCTTCAACAACCGCGTCTACCTGCGCGTGCAGACGCCGGACGGACGCGTGCTGCCGGGCGCGGAGGTGCGGGTGAGGCGCGAGTGGGACCCGCGCGACGAGGGCGTGCGCGCGGTGGCGGACGAGGACGGCGTGGCCTCCTTCCAGCTGGACCCGGGGCCCCCGGTCAACGTGGTGGTGCCGCCCATGCCGGTGCGGCGCGTGGCGCCTCCTCCCCCGGTGCGCCTGGCCTGGGCGAGGGACCTGCTGGCGCAGGGGGTGGACGCGTCGCCCCGGGACCTGGTCGCGCTGGAGGGCTGGCTGCCGGCGCTCGTCCCGTGCGCGCGCTTCGTCAGCGAGAACGTGAGCGCCCAGGAGGTCGAGGTGGCGCTGCGCGCCGGTCCGGGGGGCGCCGTGGTGGATGTTGTGACGCGCGACGAGCCGCTGGCCACCTGCGTGGGCGGCGTGCTGCGGGGCCGTGCGTTCCCCTCGCCGGGCGAGCGGGTGCTGCGCATCGGGCTGAACCTGAACTCGATGGACGTGCCCGGCCTGTCGCTCGACACGACGCCGGCCTTCGGTGAGGAGCGTCACATGGCGGCGCTGCTGTCGAACGCGGCGCTGGACGCGCGCGCCTGCCTTCCCTCGAAGCTGGAGCGGTCCATGGTGCTTCCCGCGACGCTCGTCTGGCGCCGGAGCGCGCGGGGCGAGGTGTCGACGTCGTGGATTCCCACGCCGAAGTCGGGCGACACGGCGCTGCTCCAGGCGGTGCCCTGCGTCCAGGAGCGCTTCGCGCGCCTGCGCGCCGAGGAGGGCGCGAACGCGCAGGACGAGGCCATGGGGCTGGTGCGTTTCTCGGCGCACCCCGCCCGAGGCGTCCAGCCGGCGGACGTGCCCTCCGCGACCACCTTCCTGGGCTACGAGCTGCGGGTGTCCGCGAAGGTGGAGGGGCGCGAGGTGGGCGACACGAAGCTGACGCTGCGCCCGGCGACGGTGCCGCCGGCCCGCCTGCGCGCGACGCCGGTGCTGGCGAAGGCGGGCGAGGAGGTGCGCGTCGACCTGATGCGCGGCCCGGGCTTCTCGGGGACGCTGCCGAAGGAGCTCGTGCTCCAGGCGGGCGAACACACGCTGAAGGAGAAGCTGGCCAAGGGCGTCATGTCGGCGCGCTTCAAGCTGCCAGCGGACTTCGAGGGCTGGGCGGAGGCGCGCTGGGAGGGCGCGGTGGCGCGCGTCTTCGTGGCGCCGAAGGCCCGGCTCTCCGTGGAGGTCGCGTCGGAGCGGCCCGTGTACGCGCCCGGCGCGCTGGCGCGGCTCGAGGTGCGCACGCAGGTGGATGGAAAGGCGGGGCCGGCGGCGGTGGGCCTGTTCGGCGTGGACGAGTCGCTGCAACAGCTGGCGCCCCTGCTCGGCGTGGACGCCCTGGGCAGCGTGCGGCCGGCGCCGAAGGTGGATGTCCCCGCGTTCGGGGTGCATGACGGACAGGCGCTCGCCATGGGGCGCATCCGAGGCAACAACGCGATGGCCGCGGCCCTGCTGCGCGTGAGCGTGGTGCCCACGCACGAGACGGCCGAGCCCTGGACGGCGGCGAACGCCGTCTCCGACTTCGCCCCGGACGCGGAGCTGACCGAGCCCTTCTACGCGGTGCTGAGCGAGCTGCACACCCGCGTTCGCGCCTGGGAGGAGAAGGCCGCGGAGGGAGAGACGCTGTCCGCCGAGGGCATGGCGAAGCTGTGGGAGCAGTCGCTGGAGGCCTGCGCCGCGCGCGGCGAGAAGGTGACGGACGCCTTCGGGCGGAAGCTGCGGCTGTCGCGACTGCCACAGGACCTGCTGTCGCTGACGGACCCTCGCGCCGTGGTCTTCGACGGGACACGGCTGCCGGAGGACGTGGAGAACTGGAACACGTGGGTCGCCCGGGAGGCGCCATGA
- a CDS encoding alpha-2-macroglobulin family protein has protein sequence MKRTVIVGVVCFVAGLLVPLGLVLFGDNLRKLFGASASALAGSEAEMDMMVAAKQQVLEEVEDRPPPMAPPAPPGGGGKGGVGTVFGGRGLGGDLKTALSNMMGAEGGELEPPEPEVARSRAWFPETFLFEPLVVTDASGSAFVPVRVPDRLTSWRVLALAHSRSGAQAGAVTRFTGTLPTYVDPVLPPFLRAGDAARLPVQVVNTTDAVVEAPLQVEATGVVVEGGARTVRVPARGSVVEYVTVRAKEAGPVTVRASLGTADAVARPLEVWPTGRLVSSEVGGTLADARTLTLQGPTEAQPGSERVRLQVFPGGLGVLRSELVSAGAREDLDDVGYALSLLGRAPELLTALGEAKAAEELKAALSAPSGTRPARPEGPTLVDVEKLRVLLSRTTQRALRLGRAPDVATASLLAEGALAHPSSAVLTRLGERLSALVASAQRPDGTCLGGEGWPLQRVLVATADCARAVLAGAGTPDGKRRLALFSARALGAVERNRAHVTEGYTAAALLASGVVTGALRDTLRAQVREALQTREGGAYLPVEKGVLGADGRRPSELEATALAVLALEGDAKAPLADLGATLLSGYEPASGWGSGHANRVALRAVQTLFKEPLPPRVRVVLKRDGQLLTEGTYDAQALREVLALEVAAPGSAGSHSWEVSAEPAMPGLGFRLSLAAFVPWKQEAGEELTLTVKPPAEARVGQPVEVGVRAVAPWKSPLELRYELPAGVQVDAASLDALVASGTATSWESQDGVLTVQVPPRNEVNAFQANFRVIPTLAGALQSGATSLRGVDRPSLVSYVPPATWAVR, from the coding sequence ATGAAGCGCACGGTCATCGTGGGGGTGGTGTGTTTCGTCGCCGGGCTGCTGGTCCCGCTGGGCCTGGTGTTGTTCGGCGACAACCTGCGCAAGCTCTTCGGGGCGTCCGCCTCCGCGCTGGCGGGCTCGGAGGCGGAGATGGACATGATGGTCGCCGCGAAGCAGCAGGTGTTGGAAGAGGTGGAGGATCGTCCGCCGCCGATGGCGCCACCGGCCCCGCCGGGCGGCGGAGGCAAGGGCGGCGTCGGCACGGTCTTCGGCGGAAGAGGGCTGGGGGGCGACCTGAAGACCGCCCTCTCCAACATGATGGGCGCGGAGGGGGGCGAGTTGGAGCCGCCCGAGCCCGAGGTGGCGCGGAGCCGCGCCTGGTTCCCGGAGACCTTCCTCTTCGAGCCGCTGGTGGTGACGGACGCGTCGGGCAGCGCCTTCGTGCCGGTGCGCGTGCCGGACCGGCTCACCTCCTGGCGAGTGCTGGCGCTGGCCCACTCGCGCTCGGGCGCGCAGGCGGGGGCGGTGACGCGCTTCACGGGCACGCTGCCCACGTACGTGGACCCGGTGCTCCCGCCCTTCCTCCGCGCGGGTGACGCCGCGCGCCTGCCGGTGCAGGTGGTGAACACGACGGACGCGGTCGTCGAGGCGCCCCTCCAGGTCGAGGCCACCGGCGTGGTGGTGGAGGGTGGCGCGCGCACGGTGCGCGTGCCGGCGCGTGGCAGCGTGGTGGAGTACGTGACGGTGCGCGCGAAGGAGGCCGGGCCGGTGACGGTGCGCGCGTCGCTGGGCACCGCGGACGCGGTGGCGCGACCCCTGGAGGTCTGGCCCACCGGTCGCCTGGTGTCGAGCGAGGTGGGCGGGACGCTCGCGGACGCGCGCACGCTGACGCTCCAGGGCCCCACGGAGGCGCAGCCGGGCAGCGAGCGCGTGCGGCTCCAGGTGTTCCCGGGCGGGCTGGGCGTGCTGCGCTCGGAGCTGGTCTCCGCCGGCGCGCGCGAGGACCTGGACGACGTGGGCTACGCGCTGTCGCTCCTAGGCCGCGCGCCGGAGCTGCTGACCGCGTTGGGCGAGGCGAAGGCGGCCGAGGAGCTGAAGGCGGCCTTGTCCGCGCCCTCGGGCACGCGCCCGGCGCGTCCGGAAGGCCCGACGCTCGTCGACGTGGAGAAGCTGCGCGTCCTGCTGTCGAGGACCACGCAGCGCGCGCTGCGCCTGGGGCGGGCGCCGGACGTCGCGACGGCGTCGCTGCTGGCGGAAGGGGCGCTGGCGCACCCGTCCAGCGCGGTGCTGACGCGCCTGGGAGAGCGGCTGTCGGCCCTGGTGGCGAGCGCGCAGCGGCCGGACGGCACCTGCCTGGGGGGCGAGGGCTGGCCCCTGCAACGGGTGCTGGTGGCGACCGCGGACTGCGCGCGCGCGGTGCTCGCGGGGGCGGGGACACCCGACGGCAAGCGACGCCTCGCCCTCTTCTCCGCGCGGGCGCTGGGCGCGGTGGAGCGCAACCGCGCGCACGTGACGGAGGGCTACACGGCGGCGGCGCTGCTGGCGAGCGGCGTGGTGACCGGCGCCCTGCGGGACACGCTGCGCGCGCAGGTGCGCGAGGCGCTCCAGACGCGGGAGGGCGGCGCGTACCTGCCGGTGGAGAAGGGCGTGCTCGGGGCGGACGGGAGGCGGCCCTCGGAGCTGGAGGCGACGGCGCTGGCGGTGCTGGCGCTGGAGGGCGACGCGAAGGCGCCGCTGGCCGACCTGGGCGCGACGCTCCTGAGCGGCTACGAGCCGGCGTCGGGCTGGGGGAGCGGCCACGCCAACCGCGTGGCGCTGCGGGCGGTGCAGACCCTCTTCAAGGAGCCCCTGCCGCCGCGGGTGCGCGTGGTCCTCAAGCGCGACGGGCAGCTCCTCACCGAGGGCACCTACGACGCCCAGGCCCTGCGCGAGGTGCTGGCGCTGGAGGTGGCCGCGCCGGGCTCCGCGGGGAGCCATTCCTGGGAGGTGTCCGCGGAGCCCGCCATGCCCGGCCTGGGCTTCCGGTTGTCCCTGGCGGCCTTCGTCCCGTGGAAGCAGGAGGCCGGGGAGGAGCTGACGCTGACGGTGAAGCCGCCCGCCGAGGCGCGCGTGGGGCAGCCGGTGGAGGTGGGCGTGCGCGCCGTCGCTCCGTGGAAGTCTCCGCTGGAGCTGCGCTACGAGCTGCCCGCGGGCGTGCAGGTGGACGCGGCGAGCCTCGACGCGCTGGTGGCCTCCGGCACGGCGACCTCGTGGGAGTCCCAGGACGGCGTGCTGACGGTGCAGGTGCCCCCCCGGAACGAGGTGAATGCCTTCCAGGCGAACTTCCGTGTCATCCCCACGCTGGCCGGCGCCCTGCAATCGGGCGCCACCTCCCTGCGGGGAGTGGACCGCCCGAGCCTCGTCTCCTACGTACCTCCCGCTACCTGGGCGGTGCGCTGA
- a CDS encoding esterase/lipase family protein: MASEASSDGPGSESELPSPASDVVVAPAPAKAPGSGVDFALGVLNGVLGDALHRRKNTLAIPMGFHLAGQPLAVEREALRAAYPRTTGRLAIWVHGLAVTEAIWAFPDDPTTNYGTLLERDAGITPLYLRYNTGLHISENGEQLAHLLEQLVTEFPVPVTELVLVGYSMGGLVLRGACHVAAERNLSWLSHVRRCFSIGVPHLGSPLERVGNVVAQVLRVLPSPYTQLIADIADLRSDGIKDLGTGRWRRQDWAKQRNTVVPPPAPLPPGIVHHLIVGALGQEEDHALSAFLGDGVVPLSSAAGRARTADTEPLFPQENVSIVTGIDHLALAHHPDVYARIRACFETEAT, encoded by the coding sequence ATGGCTTCGGAAGCATCTTCTGACGGCCCTGGCTCCGAATCGGAGCTCCCATCTCCCGCGAGTGACGTGGTCGTCGCGCCGGCTCCCGCGAAGGCGCCCGGGAGCGGCGTGGACTTCGCGCTCGGGGTGCTCAACGGCGTGCTGGGAGACGCGCTGCACCGCCGCAAGAACACGCTGGCGATTCCCATGGGGTTCCACCTCGCGGGGCAACCGCTGGCCGTGGAGCGCGAGGCGCTGCGGGCCGCCTATCCCCGCACCACGGGGCGGCTGGCCATCTGGGTCCATGGCCTCGCGGTCACCGAGGCCATCTGGGCGTTCCCCGACGACCCGACGACGAACTACGGCACGCTGCTGGAGCGCGACGCGGGCATCACCCCGCTGTACCTGCGCTACAACACCGGCCTGCACATCTCCGAGAACGGCGAGCAGCTGGCCCACCTCCTGGAGCAGCTCGTCACCGAGTTCCCCGTCCCCGTCACGGAGCTGGTGCTCGTCGGCTACAGCATGGGCGGGCTCGTCCTGCGAGGCGCCTGTCACGTGGCGGCGGAGCGAAACCTCTCCTGGCTGTCCCACGTGCGCCGCTGCTTCTCCATCGGCGTGCCACACCTGGGCAGCCCGCTGGAGCGCGTGGGCAACGTCGTCGCGCAGGTGCTGCGCGTGCTGCCCAGCCCCTATACGCAGCTCATCGCGGACATCGCGGACTTGCGCAGCGACGGCATCAAGGACCTGGGCACCGGCAGATGGCGGCGACAGGACTGGGCGAAACAGCGCAACACGGTCGTCCCGCCCCCCGCGCCACTCCCTCCAGGCATCGTCCATCACCTCATCGTCGGAGCGCTGGGACAGGAAGAGGACCACGCGCTCTCCGCCTTCCTCGGGGACGGCGTGGTGCCACTGTCGAGCGCCGCCGGTCGCGCGCGCACCGCGGACACCGAACCCTTGTTCCCCCAGGAGAACGTCAGCATCGTCACTGGCATCGACCACCTCGCGCTCGCCCACCACCCGGACGTGTACGCGCGTATCCGCGCCTGCTTCGAAACGGAGGCCACATGA
- a CDS encoding trypsin-like peptidase domain-containing protein, which yields MELDGMELDGAERDELLLALLGAFPSVEELRRVLASGCHRDLEALAPTGGPKERASRLIHRAESEGWTRELVTGVHNVQPRHPRLHRFLQGYLASVQRSIPWRSLERIVGSAWREGGAARWRRRLAAIERRVCRVEPVVGASLGTGFLVSRDVVVTNYHVIENRLLESLRVRFDHKVLPDRTLLQPGKEYAVKRCIARSTYSPADLMHPRPREATPDELDYAFLQVEGAPGEEVVEGERRGWLELPDEPTPFPPGSPALIVQHPEGQPMSVAVDEFLAVNASRTRVTYGTSTSPGSSGAPCFTQDLRLVALHHSGGPRMPSKMGHNEGIPTDTIRESLSPEVLELLGWS from the coding sequence ATGGAGCTCGACGGCATGGAGCTCGACGGCGCGGAACGAGATGAGTTGCTGCTGGCCTTGTTGGGGGCATTTCCCTCGGTCGAGGAGCTACGCCGGGTCCTGGCCTCGGGTTGTCACCGGGACCTGGAGGCGCTCGCTCCGACGGGAGGGCCGAAGGAGCGGGCATCCAGGCTCATCCACCGCGCGGAGTCGGAGGGGTGGACGCGGGAGCTGGTGACGGGGGTGCACAACGTGCAGCCGCGCCACCCGAGGTTGCACCGCTTCCTCCAGGGCTACCTGGCGTCGGTGCAGCGGAGCATCCCATGGCGCAGCCTGGAGCGCATCGTCGGCTCGGCGTGGCGCGAGGGCGGCGCGGCGAGGTGGCGGCGGCGGTTGGCGGCCATCGAGCGGCGCGTGTGCCGGGTGGAGCCCGTGGTGGGCGCGTCGCTGGGCACGGGCTTCCTGGTGTCGCGCGACGTGGTGGTCACCAACTACCACGTCATCGAGAACCGGCTGTTGGAGTCGCTGCGCGTGCGCTTCGACCACAAGGTGCTGCCGGACCGGACGCTGCTCCAGCCGGGCAAGGAGTACGCGGTGAAGCGCTGCATCGCGCGCAGCACGTACAGCCCCGCGGACCTGATGCACCCGCGCCCACGCGAGGCCACGCCGGACGAGCTGGACTACGCCTTCCTCCAGGTGGAGGGGGCGCCGGGGGAAGAGGTGGTGGAGGGCGAGCGGCGCGGCTGGCTGGAGCTGCCCGACGAGCCGACGCCCTTCCCCCCGGGCTCGCCGGCGCTCATCGTCCAGCACCCCGAGGGCCAGCCGATGAGCGTGGCGGTGGACGAGTTCCTGGCCGTCAACGCGTCGCGCACGCGGGTGACGTATGGCACGTCGACGAGCCCTGGCTCCTCCGGCGCGCCGTGCTTCACGCAGGACCTGCGGCTGGTGGCGCTGCACCACAGCGGCGGGCCGCGCATGCCTTCCAAGATGGGACACAACGAGGGCATCCCCACGGACACCATCCGCGAGAGCCTGTCCCCGGAGGTGCTGGAGCTGCTCGGCTGGAGCTGA